A section of the Malus sylvestris chromosome 17, drMalSylv7.2, whole genome shotgun sequence genome encodes:
- the LOC126609618 gene encoding S-adenosylmethionine decarboxylase proenzyme-like, translated as MAVPVSAIGFEGYEKRLEVSFFEPGLFADPKGMGLRSLSKAQIDEILTPAECTIVSSLSNDDIDSYVLSESSLFVYPYKVIIKTCGTTKLLRSIPAILKLADTLSLAVKSVRYSHGSFIFPGAQPSPHRSFSEEVAVLDGHFSKLGLASKAYVMGSPDKTQKWHIYSASAELASLLWGSRQTGPTYTLEMCMTGLDRKRASVFYKSDASSAAGMTEESGIRKILPQSDICDFEFEPCGYSMNSIEGNAVSTIHVTPEDGFSYASFETVGYNFNDVNLTLLLYRVLDCFKPAEFSVALHTTSTAGEDLDAKCPLDLRGYCCGGSSYEGLGLGGAIIYHSFVKDDSGSQSPRSILKCCWSEDEKDEEVEEIDLAEI; from the coding sequence ATGGCTGTACCGGTCTCTGCAATTGGATTCGAAGGGTATGAAAAGAGGCTCGAGGTCTCTTTCTTCGAGCCTGGACTGTTCGCTGACCCTAAAGGCATGGGTCTTCGTTCTCTATCGAAAGCTCAAATAGATGAGATTCTGACACCAGCTGAGTGCACCATTGTTTCTTCACTGTCAAATGATGATATCGACTCTTACGTCCTATCCGAGTCAAGCCTGTTTGTGTACCCTTACAAAGTGATCATCAAAACCTGTGGCACAACGAAATTGCTTCGATCAATCCCTGCCATCCTCAAGTTGGCTGATACCCTCTCTCTAGCTGTAAAATCTGTGAGGTACTCTCATGGGAGCTTTATCTTTCCTGGTGCTCAGCCCTCTCCTCATCGTAGCTTTTCCGAGGAAGTAGCTGTACTTGACGGCCATTTTAGCAAGCTTGGTTTGGCAAGCAAGGCATATGTTATGGGAAGCCCTGACAAAACTCAGAAATGGCATATTTACTCTGCATCGGCGGAGCTGGCAAGCTTATTGTGGGGTTCACGCCAAACAGGCCCGACCTACACACTGGAGATGTGCATGACCGGTCTAGACAGGAAGAGGGCTTCTGTGTTTTACAAATCCGATGCAAGTTCAGCTGCTGGTATGACCGAAGAATCTGGCATCAGGAAGATCCTCCCACAATCTGATATATGCGACTTTGAGTTCGAACCTTGCGGTTACTCCATGAACTCAATTGAAGGGAATGCAGTTTCTACGATCCACGTGACACCAGAAGACGGTTTCAGCTACGCTAGCTTTGAAACAGTGGGATATAATTTCAATGATGTGAACTTGACCCTGCTGCTTTACAGGGTTCTGGATTGCTTCAAACCAGCTGAGTTCTCTGTAGCCTTGCACACCACCAGCACCGCAGGCGAAGATCTTGATGCTAAGTGCCCTCTGGACTTAAGGGGATACTGCTGCGGAGGAAGCAGCTATGAGGGTCTAGGCCTGGGTGGTGCAATCATCTACCACAGCTTTGTCAAGGATGATTCTGGTTCGCAGTCTCCAAGGTCGATTCTGAAGTGCTGCTGGAGCGAGGACGAGAAGGACGAGGAAGTTGAAGAGATAGATCTGGCCGAGATCTAG
- the LOC126609619 gene encoding uncharacterized protein LOC126609619, with product MENKLEEDDDHEPGPVPPLRLDRFGFLKPEISPEGLTKSRSAFEYDREERRVRKWRKMIGVGGSDWKHYIRRKPHVVKRRIRKGIPDCLRGLVWQLISGSRDLLLMNPGVYEQLVIYETSASELDIIRDISRTFPSHVFFQQRHGPGQRSLYNVLKAYSVFDREVGYVQGMGFLAGLLLLYMSEEDAFWLLVALLKGAVHAPMEGLYQVGLPLVQQYLFQFDQLVKEHLPKLGEHFTREMINPSMYASQWFITVFSYSFPFHLALRIWDVFLYEGVRIVFKVGLALLKYCHDDLIKLPFEKLIHALRNFPDDAMNPDTLLPLAYSTKVSRGLEETRQEYEKKNGREGQSPESEKQLE from the exons ATGGAAAACAAactagaagaagatgatgaccATGAGCCAGGTCCAGTTCCTCCACTGAGATTGGACAGATTTGGCTTCTTAAAGCCAGAAATTTCACCTGAAGGTTTAACCAAGAGCAGGTCAGCCTTTGAATATGATAG AGAGGAAAGAAGAGTTAGAAAATGGAGGAAGATGATTGGGGTGGGAGGGAGTGATTGGAAACATTATATTAGGAGAAAACCTCATGTTGTTAAAAGGAGAATAAGGAAAGGAATTCCTGATTGTTTAAGAGGTCTCGTTTGGCAGTTGATCTCTGGAAGTCGGGATCTGTTGCTGATGAACCCTGGGGTTTACGAG CAATTAGTGATTTATGAGACGTCAGCTTCAGAGCTGGATATAATTCGAGATATTTCGCGAACCTTCCCTTCACATGTTTTCTTCCAGCAGAGACACGGCCCTGGTCAAAGGTCCCTCTACAATGTTTTGAAGGCGTACTCCGTATTTGACAGAGAAGTTGGATATGTTCAG GGAATGGGATTTCTGGCTGGTCTGTTACTTCTTTATATGAGTGAAGAGGATGCATTTTGGTTATTAGTTGCATTACTAAAAGGAGCAGTTCATGCACCAATGGAAGGTTTATATCAG GTAGGGCTACCACTGGTGCAACAATACCTTTTTCAGTTTGACCAGTTAGTAAAGGAGCACTTGCCAAAGCTGGGAGAGCATTTTACTCGAGAAATGATAAATCCAAGCATGTATGCAAGCCAGTGGTTCATAACCGTTTTCTCCTACTCTTTCCCATTCCATTTGGCTCTTCGAATTTGGGATGTCTTTCTCTACGAG GGTGTTAGAATCGTTTTCAAAGTTGGTTTAGCCTTATTAAAGTATTGCCATGACGACTTG ATAAAATTACCCTTCGAGAAACTTATTCATGCTTTGCGTAACTTCCCTGACGATGCAATGAATCCGGATACTTTACTTCCATTGGCTTACTCAACCAAG GTATCAAGGGGTTTGGAGGAAACGAGGCAGGAGTATGAGAAGAAGAATGGAAGGGAAGGTCAGTCGCCAGAGAGTGAGAAGCAGTTGGAATGA